In Pseudomonas fakonensis, one DNA window encodes the following:
- a CDS encoding ATP phosphoribosyltransferase regulatory subunit gives MATVDRWLLPDGIEEVLPPEAARIEIARRQVLDLFQSWGYELVVTPHIEYLESLLTGAGQDLDQRTFKVVDPQSGRLMGFRADFTPQVARIDAHTLRREGPSRLCYAGSVLHAQPRALSTSRSPIQLGAELYGDASPTSDVEVISLMLATLQLTDVADVHMDLGHVGIYRGLARAAGLSGAVEQQLFDALQRKAVDEVQALTADLPKDLGNMLRALCELCGGREVLAEARVRLGRAPASVLAALDDLLAIADRLAARYPDLPLYFDLGELRGYHYHTGVVFAVFVPGVGSSIAQGGRYDDIGADFGRARPATGFSTDLKTLVTLGRAEVVLPAGGIWMPDSSDAALWQQVCQLRNEGQRVVQALPGQPLSAAFEADCDRQLIQQDGRWQVLPLAQ, from the coding sequence ATGGCAACGGTAGACCGCTGGCTACTGCCAGATGGCATCGAGGAAGTTTTGCCGCCTGAGGCAGCGCGCATCGAGATCGCGCGCCGCCAGGTGTTGGACCTGTTCCAGAGTTGGGGTTACGAACTGGTCGTTACCCCGCATATCGAGTACCTGGAGTCGCTGCTTACCGGCGCCGGCCAGGACCTGGACCAGCGCACCTTCAAGGTGGTCGACCCGCAGTCTGGCCGTTTGATGGGCTTTCGTGCCGACTTCACCCCGCAGGTAGCGCGCATCGACGCCCACACCCTGCGCCGTGAAGGCCCAAGCCGCTTGTGCTATGCCGGCAGCGTGCTGCATGCCCAGCCGCGCGCCCTGTCCACCTCGCGCAGCCCGATCCAGCTGGGCGCCGAGCTGTACGGCGACGCCAGCCCCACCAGCGATGTCGAAGTCATCAGCCTGATGCTGGCCACGCTGCAACTGACGGATGTTGCGGATGTGCACATGGACCTCGGTCATGTCGGCATCTACCGCGGCCTGGCCCGTGCCGCCGGCCTGTCTGGTGCGGTCGAGCAGCAGCTGTTCGACGCCTTGCAGCGCAAGGCCGTCGATGAAGTGCAGGCGCTGACCGCCGACCTGCCGAAGGACCTCGGCAACATGCTGCGCGCCCTGTGCGAACTGTGCGGCGGCCGCGAAGTGCTGGCCGAAGCCCGCGTGCGCTTGGGCCGTGCCCCAGCCAGCGTGCTGGCGGCGCTGGACGACCTGCTGGCGATCGCCGACCGCCTGGCTGCGCGTTACCCGGACCTGCCGCTGTACTTCGACCTGGGCGAGCTGCGCGGCTACCACTATCACACCGGCGTGGTGTTCGCCGTGTTCGTCCCGGGGGTCGGTTCGTCGATCGCCCAGGGCGGGCGCTACGACGACATCGGCGCCGACTTTGGCCGGGCGCGCCCGGCCACTGGTTTTTCCACGGATTTGAAGACCCTGGTCACACTGGGGCGAGCGGAGGTCGTATTGCCTGCCGGCGGCATCTGGATGCCCGACAGCAGCGATGCGGCCCTCTGGCAGCAAGTCTGCCAGTTGCGCAACGAAGGCCAGCGTGTGGTCCAGGCCCTGCCTGGCCAGCCGTTGAGTGCTGCCTTCGAGGCGGATTGTGATCGTCAATTGATTCAGCAAGACGGGCGCTGGCAGGTTCTGCCGCTGGCCCAGTGA
- a CDS encoding methyl-accepting chemotaxis protein gives MASAVNRFVDKLQPIVREAGEVAQRTGVEIGSMAQRNAGADAAAALQRDEVAASLRDLSSMADEAQAESHAMQAALQQVVDIRQATDENSQATTQLARLIENLAGEVETGSQVIERLAKQSEQIEVVLTVIHGIAEQTNLLALNAAIEAARAGETGRGFAVVADEVRALASKTQSSTGDIQSHITALQQGAKEAVATISQAGRQASEGLLVLRDNERRQQSVQAAVEQVHSAIGLATRAAEQQASGAQAVRGRVENIHAQAERSAQVVAQTTASSKVLDDLAAQLRASLGQFRA, from the coding sequence ATGGCCTCGGCGGTGAACCGCTTCGTCGACAAACTACAGCCCATCGTCCGCGAAGCCGGTGAAGTGGCCCAGCGTACCGGCGTGGAGATCGGTTCCATGGCCCAGCGCAACGCCGGTGCCGATGCTGCCGCTGCCCTGCAGCGCGACGAGGTGGCAGCCAGCCTGCGTGACCTGTCGAGCATGGCCGACGAAGCCCAGGCCGAAAGCCACGCCATGCAGGCGGCGTTGCAGCAGGTGGTGGACATCCGCCAGGCGACCGACGAGAACAGCCAGGCCACCACGCAGTTGGCGCGGCTGATCGAAAACCTGGCCGGCGAGGTGGAAACCGGCTCCCAGGTGATCGAGCGGTTGGCCAAGCAGAGCGAGCAGATCGAGGTGGTGCTGACGGTGATTCATGGCATCGCCGAGCAGACCAACCTGCTGGCGCTCAACGCCGCCATCGAAGCGGCACGGGCCGGCGAGACCGGGCGTGGCTTTGCCGTGGTGGCAGACGAGGTGAGGGCGCTGGCGAGCAAGACGCAGAGTTCCACCGGGGATATCCAGTCGCATATCACCGCCTTGCAGCAGGGGGCCAAGGAGGCTGTGGCCACCATCAGCCAGGCCGGGCGCCAGGCTAGCGAAGGCTTGCTGGTGCTGCGTGACAACGAGCGCCGTCAGCAGTCGGTGCAGGCGGCCGTGGAGCAGGTACATTCGGCCATTGGCCTGGCCACCCGCGCGGCCGAGCAGCAGGCCAGTGGTGCCCAGGCCGTGCGGGGGAGGGTAGAGAACATCCACGCCCAAGCCGAGCGTTCGGCGCAAGTGGTGGCGCAGACTACCGCCAGCAGCAAGGTGCTGGATGACCTGGCGGCGCAGTTGCGCGCAAGCCTGGGCCAGTTCAGGGCCTGA
- the miaA gene encoding tRNA (adenosine(37)-N6)-dimethylallyltransferase MiaA, with protein MSGKPPAIFLMGPTAAGKTDLAIELTKVLPCELISVDSALVYRGMDIGTAKPSQEILAQYPHRLVDILDPAESYSAKQFCTDALAAMAEITARGKVPLLVGGTMLYYKALIDGLADMPPADAEVRAALEAEASALGLAELHRQLSEVDPESAARIHPNDPQRLIRALEVFRVSGQSMTAHRQRQLAQSSGADAGAGGHLPYTVASLAIAPTDRHILHQRIALRFSQMLEQGFVDEVRSLRARSDLHVGLPSIRAVGYRQVWDYLDGALNENEMQERGIIATRQLAKRQFTWLRSWSDVHWLDSLACDNLSRTLKYLGAVSILS; from the coding sequence ATGAGCGGCAAACCCCCGGCGATATTCCTCATGGGCCCGACCGCAGCCGGCAAGACCGACCTTGCCATCGAACTGACCAAGGTCTTGCCCTGCGAGCTGATCAGCGTCGATTCGGCGCTGGTCTACCGCGGCATGGACATCGGCACTGCCAAGCCGTCGCAAGAGATTCTCGCGCAGTACCCGCACCGCCTGGTCGATATTCTCGACCCGGCCGAAAGCTATTCGGCCAAGCAGTTCTGCACCGATGCCCTGGCGGCCATGGCCGAGATCACCGCGCGCGGCAAGGTCCCGCTGCTGGTAGGCGGCACCATGCTGTACTACAAGGCGTTGATCGATGGCCTGGCCGACATGCCGCCGGCCGACGCCGAGGTGCGCGCGGCGCTCGAGGCCGAGGCCAGCGCCCTGGGCCTGGCCGAGCTGCACCGGCAACTGTCCGAGGTGGACCCGGAGTCGGCGGCGCGCATTCATCCGAATGACCCGCAGCGGTTGATTCGCGCGCTCGAGGTGTTCCGCGTCAGCGGCCAGAGCATGACCGCCCACCGCCAGCGTCAATTGGCGCAAAGTAGCGGCGCAGACGCAGGCGCGGGCGGGCATTTGCCCTATACTGTCGCCAGCCTGGCCATCGCGCCTACGGATCGTCACATTTTGCATCAGCGAATTGCGCTACGATTTTCGCAGATGCTGGAACAGGGCTTCGTCGACGAGGTCCGATCGCTGCGAGCCAGAAGTGACTTGCACGTGGGGCTGCCGTCTATACGGGCAGTGGGGTATCGGCAGGTCTGGGACTATCTCGACGGCGCATTAAATGAGAATGAGATGCAAGAACGAGGTATCATTGCCACGCGTCAACTTGCCAAGCGCCAGTTCACCTGGTTGCGCAGTTGGTCCGACGTGCACTGGCTCGACAGCCTGGCCTGCGACAATCTGTCCCGCACCTTGAAATACCTTGGGGCCGTCTCCATATTGAGCTGA
- a CDS encoding ABC transporter permease produces the protein MTAALSTPALPRFVPKRKRPSIWVVLPVLFLVAMSLLPLLYVAIKAWEAGWREALHLLWRPFVWGLMRNTMLLMVGVTLVCMVVGMALAWLLERSNLPGRRLWGVVLCLPFAVPSFVSSFTWVSLSSDFEGLGGAILVMALSKYPLVFLPVAATLRNLDTSLEESARTLGCGRWGVFAKVTLPLLWPSMLGGALLIALHMLVEFGALSILGLQTFTTAIYQQFELEFSNANAAMLSAVLLALCLVMLWLELKVRGKARHVRIGQGVARRAQPVRLRGWMPLAQLFCLGLAILGSGIPLAMLGYWLSVGSSAAFPVAAISKALLTSLSVSLGGAGFCVLLALPISFLVVRYKGRLAIWAERLPYLLHALPGLVIALTLVFFALHYVPALYQTTALLILAYALLFLPLAQSPVRTALNKASPTLEEAARTLGASSFAAFCRVTLPIIFPAMAAAFALVFLDAMKELTATLLLSPTGMTTLATEVWAHTANVEFAAAAPYAALLIVVSGLPVYLLTTRMYLNKA, from the coding sequence ATGACCGCCGCCCTGTCCACGCCCGCCCTGCCGCGCTTCGTGCCCAAGCGCAAGCGCCCGTCCATCTGGGTGGTGCTGCCCGTGCTGTTCCTGGTGGCGATGAGCTTGCTGCCGCTGCTGTACGTCGCCATCAAGGCCTGGGAGGCCGGCTGGCGCGAAGCCCTGCACCTGCTGTGGCGCCCGTTCGTCTGGGGCCTGATGCGCAACACCATGCTGCTGATGGTCGGGGTGACGCTGGTGTGCATGGTGGTCGGCATGGCCCTGGCCTGGTTGCTGGAGCGCAGCAACCTGCCGGGCCGCCGGCTGTGGGGCGTGGTGCTGTGCCTGCCGTTCGCGGTGCCGTCGTTCGTCAGCAGCTTCACCTGGGTGTCGCTGAGCTCGGACTTCGAAGGCCTGGGCGGGGCGATTCTGGTGATGGCGCTGTCCAAATACCCGCTGGTATTTCTGCCGGTGGCAGCCACCCTGCGCAACCTCGACACCTCGCTCGAGGAGTCGGCGCGCACACTGGGGTGCGGGCGCTGGGGCGTGTTCGCCAAGGTCACCCTGCCGCTGCTGTGGCCGTCGATGCTCGGCGGCGCGCTGCTGATTGCCCTGCATATGCTGGTGGAGTTCGGCGCGCTGTCGATCCTTGGCCTGCAGACCTTTACCACGGCGATCTACCAGCAGTTCGAACTGGAGTTCAGCAACGCCAACGCGGCCATGCTCTCGGCGGTATTGCTGGCACTGTGCCTGGTGATGCTGTGGCTGGAGCTGAAAGTGCGCGGCAAGGCCCGCCACGTGCGCATTGGCCAGGGCGTGGCACGCCGCGCGCAGCCGGTGCGCCTGCGCGGCTGGATGCCGCTGGCGCAGCTGTTCTGCCTGGGCCTGGCGATTCTGGGCAGCGGCATCCCGCTGGCCATGCTGGGGTACTGGCTGAGCGTCGGCTCGTCGGCGGCCTTCCCGGTGGCGGCGATCAGCAAGGCATTGCTGACTTCGTTGTCGGTATCGCTGGGCGGCGCCGGATTCTGCGTGCTGCTGGCCCTGCCGATCAGCTTCCTGGTGGTGCGCTACAAGGGCCGCCTGGCGATCTGGGCCGAGCGCCTGCCGTACCTGCTGCATGCCCTGCCGGGCCTGGTGATCGCCCTGACCCTGGTGTTCTTCGCCCTGCACTATGTGCCGGCGCTGTACCAGACCACCGCGCTGCTGATTCTGGCCTACGCGCTGCTGTTCCTGCCGCTGGCCCAGTCGCCGGTGCGCACAGCGCTGAACAAGGCTTCGCCAACCCTTGAAGAGGCCGCACGCACCCTGGGCGCGAGCAGCTTTGCGGCGTTTTGCCGGGTGACGCTGCCGATCATCTTCCCGGCCATGGCGGCGGCGTTCGCCCTGGTGTTCCTGGACGCCATGAAGGAGCTGACCGCCACCCTGCTGCTCAGCCCGACCGGCATGACTACCCTGGCCACCGAGGTGTGGGCGCATACGGCCAACGTCGAGTTCGCGGCGGCAGCGCCTTACGCGGCGCTGTTGATCGTGGTATCGGGGTTGCCGGTGTATCTGCTGACCACGCGGATGTATCTGAACAAGGCCTAA
- the hflX gene encoding ribosome rescue GTPase HflX, which produces MFFERHGGGERALLVHLEGQNPEAREDPQEFQELALSAGADIVSLVTVARHQPTAKFLIGSGKVEELRDLVKSAEADLVIFNHTLTPSQERNLERVFECRVLDRTGLILDIFAQRARTHEGKLQVELAQLEHMSTRLVRGWTHLERQKGGIGLRGPGETQLETDRRLLRVRLRQIKGRLEKVRSQREQARRGRKRADIPSVSLVGYTNAGKSTLFNALTQSDVYAADQLFATLDPTLRRLELADLGPIVLADTVGFIRHLPHKLVEAFRATLEESSNSDLLLHVIDAHEPERMEQIEQVLAVLGEIGAEGLPILEVYNKLDLLEGVEPQIQRDADGKPQRVWVSARDGRGLELVGQAVAELLGDDLFVGTLCLEQRFARLRAQFFALGAVQSEEHDEEGRSLLSVRLPRTELNRLVSREGMEPQVFVEQHTLQ; this is translated from the coding sequence TTGTTCTTTGAGCGCCACGGTGGTGGTGAGCGAGCGCTGCTCGTTCACTTGGAAGGTCAGAACCCTGAGGCGCGCGAAGACCCGCAGGAGTTTCAGGAGCTGGCGCTGTCGGCCGGAGCCGATATCGTTTCGCTGGTAACAGTGGCGCGGCATCAGCCCACCGCCAAGTTTCTGATCGGCAGCGGCAAGGTCGAGGAATTACGCGACCTGGTCAAATCCGCCGAAGCCGACCTTGTGATTTTCAATCACACCCTCACGCCCAGCCAGGAACGTAACCTCGAGCGCGTCTTCGAGTGTCGCGTGCTGGACCGTACCGGGCTGATCCTCGATATCTTCGCCCAGCGGGCGCGTACTCACGAAGGCAAGCTGCAGGTCGAACTGGCCCAGCTCGAGCACATGAGCACGCGGCTGGTACGCGGCTGGACCCACCTTGAGCGGCAAAAGGGCGGTATCGGCCTGCGCGGCCCGGGTGAAACCCAGCTGGAAACCGACCGCCGTCTGCTGCGGGTGCGCCTGCGCCAGATCAAGGGGCGCCTGGAGAAGGTGCGCAGCCAGCGCGAGCAGGCCCGCCGCGGGCGCAAGCGCGCGGACATCCCGTCGGTGTCGCTGGTGGGGTACACCAACGCCGGCAAGTCGACCCTGTTCAACGCCCTCACGCAATCGGACGTATACGCCGCTGACCAGCTGTTCGCCACCCTTGACCCCACGTTGCGCCGGCTGGAGCTTGCCGACCTGGGGCCGATCGTGCTGGCCGACACGGTGGGATTCATTCGCCACCTGCCGCACAAGCTGGTCGAGGCATTTCGGGCTACGCTCGAGGAATCGAGCAACTCCGACCTGCTGCTGCACGTGATCGACGCCCATGAGCCTGAGCGCATGGAACAGATCGAGCAGGTGCTGGCGGTGCTGGGCGAGATCGGTGCCGAAGGCTTGCCGATCCTCGAGGTCTATAACAAACTCGACCTGCTCGAAGGCGTCGAGCCGCAGATTCAGCGCGATGCCGACGGCAAGCCGCAGCGGGTCTGGGTTTCGGCCCGTGACGGGCGAGGCCTGGAGCTGGTTGGCCAGGCGGTTGCCGAGTTGCTGGGGGATGATCTGTTTGTCGGTACCCTGTGTCTGGAGCAGCGTTTTGCCCGCTTGCGCGCGCAATTCTTTGCCCTGGGTGCCGTGCAGAGTGAAGAGCATGATGAAGAAGGGCGCAGCCTGTTGAGTGTGCGACTGCCCAGGACCGAGTTGAATCGCCTGGTCAGTCGTGAAGGCATGGAGCCGCAAGTGTTTGTCGAGCAACACACTTTGCAATAA
- the hfq gene encoding RNA chaperone Hfq, producing MSKGHSLQDPYLNTLRKEKVPVSIYLVNGIKLQGQIESFDQFVVLLKNTVSQMVYKHAISTVVPARPVRLPSPTDGEHGDSEPGNA from the coding sequence ATGTCAAAAGGGCATTCGCTACAAGACCCTTACTTGAACACCTTGAGAAAAGAAAAAGTCCCGGTTTCGATCTATCTGGTCAACGGGATCAAGCTGCAGGGCCAGATCGAATCGTTCGACCAGTTCGTCGTACTGCTGAAGAACACCGTCAGCCAGATGGTCTACAAGCACGCGATCTCGACCGTCGTACCTGCCCGCCCAGTTCGTCTGCCAAGCCCGACCGACGGTGAGCACGGCGACAGCGAGCCAGGCAACGCTTGA
- the hflK gene encoding FtsH protease activity modulator HflK produces the protein MAWNEPGGNSNNQDPWGGRRGGGGSGGGGGGDKKGPPDLDEAFRKLQDSLNGMFGSGKKRGGGGDRNIGKGGGYGLLGIGLAVLAAIWLYSAVYVVDEQEQAVVLRFGKYYETVGPGLNIYFPPIDRKYMENVTRERAYTKQGQMLTEDENIVEVPLTVQYRISNLQDFVLNVDQPEVSLQHATDSALRHVVGSTSMDQVLTEGREQMAVDIRERLQRFLDTYRTGITVTQVNVQSAAAPREVQEAFDDVIRAREDEQRARNQAESYANGVVPEARGQAQRIIEDANGYRDEVIARAKGEADRFTKLYGEYRKAPDVTRQRLYLETMQEVYSNSSKVMVATKDGQNNLLYLPLDKMVESSRNNPAAPASSVSPSVNDAAARAAQDLQQQQPPLRSRESR, from the coding sequence ATGGCTTGGAATGAGCCGGGTGGCAACTCGAACAATCAGGACCCCTGGGGCGGTCGTCGCGGTGGCGGCGGCAGTGGCGGCGGTGGCGGTGGCGACAAAAAAGGCCCACCGGATCTGGACGAGGCCTTCCGCAAGCTGCAGGACAGCCTGAACGGCATGTTTGGCAGTGGCAAGAAACGTGGCGGCGGCGGTGACCGCAATATCGGCAAGGGCGGCGGCTATGGCCTGCTGGGCATCGGCCTGGCGGTGCTGGCGGCTATCTGGCTGTACAGCGCCGTGTACGTGGTGGACGAGCAGGAGCAGGCCGTGGTGCTGCGCTTCGGCAAGTACTACGAAACCGTAGGTCCCGGCCTGAATATCTATTTCCCGCCGATCGACCGCAAGTACATGGAGAACGTGACCCGCGAGCGGGCCTACACCAAGCAGGGGCAGATGCTCACCGAAGACGAGAATATCGTCGAGGTGCCGCTGACCGTGCAGTACCGCATCAGCAACCTGCAGGACTTCGTGCTTAACGTCGACCAGCCGGAAGTCAGCCTGCAGCATGCCACCGACAGCGCCCTGCGCCACGTGGTGGGCTCTACTTCCATGGACCAGGTGCTGACCGAAGGCCGTGAGCAGATGGCCGTGGATATCCGCGAACGCCTGCAGCGCTTCCTCGACACCTACCGCACCGGTATCACCGTCACCCAGGTGAACGTGCAGAGCGCGGCAGCCCCGCGTGAAGTGCAGGAAGCCTTCGACGACGTGATCCGTGCCCGTGAAGACGAGCAGCGCGCCCGCAACCAGGCCGAGTCCTACGCCAATGGCGTGGTGCCGGAGGCCCGTGGCCAGGCGCAGCGCATCATCGAGGACGCCAACGGCTACCGCGACGAAGTCATCGCCCGCGCCAAGGGTGAGGCCGACCGCTTCACCAAGCTGTACGGCGAGTACCGCAAGGCGCCGGACGTGACCCGTCAGCGCCTGTACCTCGAGACCATGCAGGAGGTTTACAGCAACTCCAGCAAAGTCATGGTGGCCACCAAGGACGGGCAGAACAACCTGCTCTACCTGCCGCTGGACAAGATGGTCGAAAGCAGCCGCAACAACCCTGCAGCCCCGGCCAGCAGCGTATCGCCGTCGGTCAATGACGCCGCCGCGCGTGCCGCCCAGGACCTGCAACAGCAACAACCGCCGCTGCGTTCCAGGGAGAGCCGCTGA
- a CDS encoding adenylosuccinate synthase, which yields MGKNVVVLGTQWGDEGKGKIVDLLTEHAAAVVRYQGGHNAGHTLVINGEKTVLHLIPSGILREGVQCLIGNGVVVAPDALMREITKLEEKGVPVRERLRISPAAPLILSYHVALDQAREKARGEAKIGTTGRGIGPAYEDKVARRGLRVGDLFHRERFAAKLGELLDYHNFQLVNYYKEPAIDFQQTLDECMAYAEQLKPMMLDVTAELHNLRRAGKDIMFEGAQGSLLDIDHGTYPYVTSSNTTAGGISTGSGVGPMYLDYILGITKAYTTRVGSGPFPTELFDETGATLAKRGHEFGSTTGRARRCGWFDAVILRRAIDVNSISGICLTKLDVLDGLETINICVGYKNENGAVIDAPSDADSYIGLEPVYEEMPGWSESTLGVKTLEELPQAARNYIKRIEELVGAPIDIISTGPDRNETIVLRHPFA from the coding sequence ATGGGTAAGAATGTCGTCGTCCTGGGCACCCAGTGGGGTGATGAGGGCAAAGGCAAGATCGTCGATCTGCTGACCGAACATGCTGCCGCCGTCGTGCGCTACCAAGGTGGCCACAACGCGGGCCACACCCTGGTGATCAACGGTGAGAAGACCGTTCTGCACCTGATTCCATCCGGCATCCTGCGTGAAGGCGTGCAGTGCCTGATTGGCAACGGCGTGGTCGTTGCCCCGGATGCGCTGATGCGCGAAATCACCAAGCTGGAAGAGAAAGGCGTACCGGTGCGCGAGCGCCTGCGCATCAGCCCGGCTGCGCCGCTGATCCTGTCCTACCACGTGGCCCTCGACCAGGCCCGTGAAAAAGCCCGTGGCGAAGCCAAGATCGGCACCACTGGCCGCGGCATCGGCCCGGCATACGAAGACAAGGTCGCGCGCCGCGGCCTGCGCGTAGGCGACCTGTTCCACCGCGAACGTTTCGCCGCCAAGCTCGGTGAGCTGCTGGACTACCACAACTTCCAGCTGGTCAATTACTACAAAGAACCGGCCATCGACTTCCAGCAGACCCTGGACGAGTGCATGGCCTACGCCGAGCAGCTCAAGCCGATGATGCTCGACGTCACCGCCGAACTGCACAACCTGCGCCGCGCCGGCAAGGACATCATGTTCGAAGGCGCCCAGGGCTCTCTGCTGGACATCGACCACGGCACCTACCCGTACGTCACCAGCTCCAACACCACCGCCGGCGGCATCTCCACCGGTTCCGGCGTTGGCCCGATGTACCTGGACTACATCCTGGGTATCACCAAGGCCTACACCACCCGTGTTGGTTCCGGCCCGTTCCCGACCGAACTGTTCGACGAAACCGGTGCAACCCTGGCCAAGCGTGGCCACGAGTTCGGTTCGACCACCGGCCGTGCCCGCCGTTGCGGCTGGTTCGATGCCGTCATCCTGCGTCGCGCCATCGACGTCAACAGCATCTCGGGCATCTGCCTGACCAAGCTGGACGTGCTGGACGGCCTGGAAACCATCAACATCTGCGTGGGCTACAAGAACGAGAACGGCGCTGTCATCGACGCGCCTTCCGATGCCGACAGCTACATCGGGCTGGAGCCGGTGTATGAAGAGATGCCAGGCTGGAGCGAGTCGACCCTGGGCGTGAAAACCCTGGAAGAGCTGCCACAGGCCGCGCGCAACTACATCAAGCGCATCGAAGAGCTGGTAGGTGCGCCGATCGATATCATTTCGACCGGCCCGGACCGCAACGAAACCATCGTGCTGCGTCACCCGTTCGCCTGA
- the hflC gene encoding protease modulator HflC, whose amino-acid sequence MSNKSLFALIGAVVLAIVAWNCFYIVSQTERAVLLQFGRVVKADVQPGLHVKVPYVNQVRKFDARLMTLDAPTQRFLTLEKKAVMVDAYAKWRVKDAERFYTATSGMKQIADERLSRRLESGLRDQFGKRTLHEVVSGERDALMADITASLNRMASKELGIEVVDVRVKAIDLPKEVNRSVFDRMSTEREREAREHRAKGNELAEGIRADADRQRRVLLAEAYREAEETRGDGDAQAAAIYAKAYTQDADFYAFYRSLQAYRESFSSKSDVLVLDPKNEFFRYLDKSKP is encoded by the coding sequence ATGAGCAATAAATCGCTGTTCGCCCTGATCGGCGCCGTGGTGCTGGCGATCGTCGCCTGGAACTGCTTCTACATCGTTTCGCAGACCGAGCGCGCGGTATTGCTGCAGTTCGGTCGCGTGGTCAAGGCCGATGTCCAGCCTGGCCTGCATGTGAAGGTTCCTTATGTGAACCAGGTGCGCAAGTTCGACGCCCGCCTGATGACCCTCGACGCCCCGACCCAGCGCTTCCTCACGCTGGAGAAAAAGGCTGTGATGGTCGACGCCTACGCCAAGTGGCGGGTCAAGGACGCCGAGCGTTTCTACACCGCCACCTCCGGCATGAAGCAGATCGCCGACGAGCGTCTGTCGCGCCGCCTCGAAAGCGGCCTGCGTGACCAGTTCGGTAAACGCACCCTGCACGAAGTGGTATCGGGTGAGCGCGACGCGCTGATGGCCGACATCACCGCCTCGCTCAACCGCATGGCGAGCAAGGAGCTGGGTATCGAGGTTGTCGACGTTCGCGTCAAGGCCATCGACCTGCCGAAGGAAGTTAACCGCAGCGTGTTCGACCGCATGAGCACCGAGCGTGAGCGTGAAGCCCGCGAGCACCGCGCCAAGGGTAACGAGCTGGCCGAAGGTATTCGTGCCGACGCCGACCGTCAGCGCCGTGTACTGCTGGCCGAGGCTTATCGTGAAGCGGAAGAGACCCGCGGTGATGGCGATGCCCAGGCGGCTGCCATCTACGCCAAGGCCTACACCCAGGACGCCGACTTCTATGCGTTCTACCGTAGCCTGCAGGCGTACCGCGAAAGCTTCTCCAGCAAGAGCGATGTACTGGTCCTGGACCCGAAGAACGAGTTCTTCCGTTACCTGGACAAGAGCAAGCCCTGA